The genomic stretch CATTTGGTAGCGGAGGTAGGAGTCGAACCCACTGAACTTCGGCTTATGAGACCGTTGAGCCTTAACCGTTGCTCTATCTCCGCAAGTACCCCTGACAGGAGTCGAACCTGCAACAAACCCGGTTTAAGCGGGCTACGTCTTCCAATTGCATCACAGGGGCAAAATTTGGTGGGCGCTACAGGAGTTGAACCTGTGTCAGCCTGATTAAGAGTCAGGAGCATAACCGTTCTGCCAAACGCCCGTATTTAGTGGGTTGCCCAGGGGTTGAACCTGGATAAATCCGCTTAATCCTAAATTTATGGGGTATACAGGAGTCGAACCTGTCTAAGTCGGATTAAAAGTCCGATGCACTCGCCGATATGCCAATACCCCATACACAAGACAGCTGCATATCCGCTCTGCCAACGACCCGAAAATGGTCTGAGTGAGAGAGATTGTAGGCGTTAGCAAAGCGGTAACAAAGCTTTTGAGCAACAGCCTTCCCGCAAATACCTCTTTGTTCGAAGACCAAGCGCATTTCCACCTGCGTCTCACCTAGATAATTTGGTACACCGGGCAGGACTTGAACCTGCTAGTAACATGCTTATCGGGCGTGCGCGTAGACCACTTCCGCCAAGGAGTGCTTAATACTCCCGACAGGATTTGAACCTGCAAAAATTCCGTCCCTCAAACGGAAGCGTTTACCGATTTCGCCACGGGAGCACAATGCCCTCAGTGGGAGTTATTCGCGAAGCGTCTCCGTTCGCGAAGCGTCTCCGTAAGGACATAGGACATAGGAGATACCCACAAAAAAACCGCATTCTGACCACGGTATGTCTTCCAATTGCATTACAAGGGCAAATGGTCGGGATGACAGGATTTGAACCTGCGACCTTCAGCTCCCAAAGCTGCCGCGCTACCAAGTTGCGCCACATCCCGATGATTGGTACTGCTGGTGGGAGTCGTTCGCGAAGCGTCTCCGGAGGAGATACCCACAATCTCTGGTTTCTAAGACCAGCACCTCTTCCAATTGGGCTACAGCAGCATAATTTGGTACTCCCGGTGGGATTTGAACCCACACATAGACTGTTTTTGAGACAGCCGCCTCTTCCAGTTGGGCTACAGGAGCACAAGCTGGGAAGGAAGGATTTGAACCTTCAAACTTCGCATTCAAAGTGCGACGGCTTTGCCTGTTTGCCTACTTCCCATTGAAAATTGGATGCAGGAGTTGGGGTCGAACCAACCTCTCCTTGATTCAGAGTCAAAGCGACTTGCCAATCGTCCATCCTGCAATAAATGGCTGCCCTAGTAGGACTTGAACCTACAACCTCGCGGTTAACAGCCGCTTGCTCTGCCATTGAGCTATAGGGCAATGTGCCAGTCCCCCAGATCCGGATTGAACGGATGACCTCCTGTTCTTCAAACAAGCACTCTACCAACTGAGTTACCGGGGGATAAGGCGAGAACGGAGAGACTTGAACTCTCAATCTTCGGTTTCGTAGACCGACGTGTTCATCCAGTTACACCACGTTCTCATAAGGCGGAGAGAGAGGGATTTGAACCCACAATGGACTTGCATCCACGACTGTTTAGCAAACAGCTTGCTCTGCCAATAGCAATCTCTCCGTAATGGGTCGGGCTAGAATTGAACTAGCAATGCAATCGCGGCGGTTTTACAGACCGTTGCCTACACCAAGCTTGCGAGCCAACCCATGAGGCAGTGCCGACGGGAGTTGAACCCGCTTTCCATCGACTTGAAAGATCGACGGCTTTACCAATTTGCCTACGGCACCATTAACGCACAGACTTGGATTTGAACCTTGACCAAAGGTTTTGGAGACCTTAATGCTCCCGTTACACCATCTGTGCATTGGTCGCAGCGGCGGGAGTTGAACCCGCATTGACCAAGTTATGAGCTTGGGGCTTTAGCGATTAAACTACGCTGCAATGTCTGGAGTCCAGGGCGAGAATTGAACTCGCACAGTCGGTTTTGCAGACCAACGCCCTACCGTTAGGCGACCTGGACACACTACGAAGACGACAGGAATCGAACCTGTGACCACTTGCTTCGGAAACAAGCGCTCTTTCCGACTGAGCTACATCCTCATTTGGAAGCAAGGACGGGAATTGCACCCGCAACTCCCGTGCTTGAGAGGCACAACGACTTGTTATTCGTCCACAAGGCTACACGGGAATGACGAGATTTGAACTCGCGACTTCCTGTTCGACAGACAGGCACTCTTGACCAACTGAGCTACATCCCCAAATGTGGCAATTATTAACTTTTCAAGGTTCAGAAGTGTTAACACCATGCCTTTTGAAGAGGCTCGTGTGGTTTACTACGTTTATACTACACAATGTATTATAAAATTGTCAAGGGTGTACTACAAAGTTTTTTTGAGAAGTGAGAGGGCGCTTAGTGATTTAATAGCTGTATTACTCTCCCTGACTAGGGTTGAAATAAATTACTCGTTCTCAGCTAGGCGTTGTGTGCTCCAGAACTGTTCGGCAAATGCAACTGCTGGGTGAATTGGTGCTTTGGGTTTAGTTTTCAGTACCATTCCAACTTCATGAGGTAAGCAATTGCCCTTGGTTAAGTTGCACTTCTCACACGCAATTACCACGTTATCCCAACTGTGCTGTCCACCCTTGGAGCGGGGAATTACGTGGTCGAGCGTTAGATGTTTGATACTACCGCAGTACTGGCAGGTGTGGTTGTCTCGCTTCAACACTTCACGACGGTTTACAGGAGGGACTTTCCAGTGCCGTTCTGGATTGCCAACCGTTAGACGAATGTGTTCAGGCACTTGTAGTACGATACTGGGAGAGCGAACTTGCCAGAGCTTGGTGCTGCTAAAATCTAACGATTCTGCTTGACCTGTGACTAACAGCACGATTGCTCGTTTAATATTAATGCGTGCAAGTGGCAAGTAGTTCTTGGAGAACACTACAACTGAATTTTGTAGTATTTGTGATTGCTGACTTGGTGGTTGAGCTTCCATAAGTTGATTTACTCCTCAAAAAATAACCCCCGCCTCTGGTGAACAAAAGCGGGGGTCAGGTAATTGATACTTTTTGCCCTATATGGGTGCTAGAAAACATTTGCACCTCCCGCTCTGGATAAGTCGTTCTGGATTCAACCAACAGGCTAATGCTCCAAAAATGCCAGAACCTGCAGATTTACCGCCTAATAACCGATACGTTCCCTCAAACGCAAATAGCACGAAAGCATCTATCCAACCCCAATCGGGTCGGCAATGTATCGCGCATTTGTTAGTTGAGGATAATCGACTTATCATCGAAGGTTTGTAGTATTTGTAATAAAGACTTCTCTATACTATGTTACATAGTCATACTACATTTGTCTACTTTTTCAAAAGTTCTTTTTAGTCGCGACCATTTGGTAAAACATTTCCGACTTATGAATCTCGACTCCACAAAGGTCTGCTCAGATTGCAGGAGAGCTTTATCAAAAAGCTAGCTGTTTTAAAATTCTGCATCTCACGTGCGATTATTCCTACATCTGGTAGTTGGGATAAACCATAAACCGCTCTGGTTCGTGCTCCAAAGCGGTCTGTTTCGTATAGGTGTTTCTTCTATAAAGTGGATTTGAGTCAAAAACCTCCTCAATTGGACTCGCTCAATACCAGAATCGCTCTGTTACATTGGTTCAAGAATCGAGTTGCACTCAGTTCCAATAATTATTGTGCATCATGCCAAACCTCATGACCATGTGGGGGACTCTACATTCGGAGTAGGGGTTTTGCGATATTTTGATTGACTCAAGGTCGATGCGCTTCGGTTGCTGCTCTGCGTTCGCCCCTTGGGCGGTTCCCTCTGGGAGCATCGCCTTGGAATCTGGTTGGTAAATTCGCCCTTGAAGCGATCGCTTTCCCATAGATGGTAGATGAGCACGTATTTACGGTCATGTAAATGGTTAACATGACATTAGCAATGACACTAACCTCAGTTTGCATTATAGATGAAAGATTCTCAGTACAAAAAAGTCATCTCTAATACTGAAATCTACTGATGAGAATTACATCCTACTCAACTCTTACTCAAGTCCTACTCAGTTCTTACCCCACTTCCAAAAAACCGCAAATTGTCAACTGAAAATAAATTTTAATTACCTATTTTAATTTAAATAAAACCCAATTATAAAAGAGTAAGGTACGAGTAAACTCCAACTCAAAACAGAAGTTAATCTCACTCTATTCTTCACTCTACCTTTGAGAGCATCAAACTTGACAAAATCCACATAACCCTCTCACTGTCTAGATTTGCACGCTGTCTCACTAATTTTTGGTGTATTTTCCTGTACTGTAGTCTCTTCATTAGACAAGGTATGTTCAATAGGGTTACTCTAGCTTTCCATTATTATCAATAATCTAGATTAATTGACAATCATCTGGGTCGTATTTGTCTTATGTTGTAATACAAAATTGTGTTATACCTACAACTCTGGTGAATTTTCTACGTAGGTTACATTTACAGACACAATTTTTCCATTCAAAAGCTTTGTAATAGAGAGATCGCAACAGGTACAGTATTTTTACTAGTTACATATTACTATCGTAGAAGCTATACCACGAATAGCGGCAATATTGTCCACAACTGGGAGTGCGAGTAGTGTTAAATTTCTCGGTAGTCGTGCAAGTTCTCCAGTTTAGTGCAGTAGCGATCTGCTTCCAAGAGTCCCACCAAAAATAAGGTATGGCAGATAATCCCACCAAACGAACCAAGTCTATCAAGGTGTACGTTTTTGATGACGAGAAAATCGCTATTGAGAATAAAGCCACTGCTACGGGGGTAACCGCATCTGAGTACCTACGCTCATGTGGCTTGAGACGAGTCTTGACAACCAAACCATCTGCTGATTTGATAACCATACGTGCTACTGTAGGAACTCTCAAAAGCGAACTGATGATGCTTAAGCACTTGGCAGTCGAGACAAATAACCAGCAAATTATTAACCAAGTGGAAATTGCGATCGCACTCGCGGATAAGACCATTGCAGCTGCCTTTAACTTGGACACCCCAAACACATCTCCCTCAACCCAAGATAAGTAAGGTGAAACGCCTTTCCCTATCTCCTGCTACTTTAGTCCCCTACTCCCTAGTTCTTCAATTTGATTCCCGTTATCTATAAAAAACCCGACTTTCTCGACACCCTCAAGTATGTTTTGGGGAAAGATAGTGCTGCAATTGTTGATACCAACATGATGGGAACAAGTCCACACCAATTTAACGAACAGTTTCTCAGTACCAAATACACCAACAAAGCAGTCAAACGACAATGCGCTCACCTCATCATCTCGATCGCACACCGCCCCGATTATCACGAGCATTTATCTGATAGTCAGTACAGCTACGTAGCCAAGGAATACCTTAAAGATATGGGGTATTTGCCCAAGGATGAGTCACTCCATGCAACCAGTCAATACGTTGCAGTTAGACATAGCGATCGCAATCACGAACACCTGCACATAATAGCTTCACGTATTCGGTTAGATGGTAAATTAGTTAATGATTCCTACGACTATTTCAACTCCCAGGTGTCAACTAGACGAATTGCGGCTCAATTGGGGTTGGAAGTTACACCAACGACGAATGAAGCCGTCGCCTTGAGGTTAGAACAAGAGTACAAAATTACTACACCTACAAGTCCCAACCGCTCAAAAAGTATTAAAGCAGTCAACAGCAAGCACAAAACCCCAACGAGTAAGGAGATGATTCGGGAAGCAATAGGGGAAGCTATTAAAGATAGCCCCACCGTCTCTACTTTTATCCAACGGCTGGAGGAAAACAATATCGCAGTATTACCCAAGATGAGCGGAGATGAACTACTCGGCTTTACCTACATTCACAATCAGGTCAAAATTGCTGGTTATCAAGTATACAAACCTTACAGTTGGAATAAACTGCAATCTGAATATGGAGTCACATACGCTCGCGAGAGAGATAAGCAAGCCATTCAACAAGCCAAAATCAAAGCAATTAACTGCATAAACAACACAGCTTCAAGTTATGCAGAACACTCCTATAGCAATAAACCTACTAACGGCAGTACAAGCGATAGCAATGGTGATGCTGACAGCAATATCAATCTCGTTGATAGTACAAATATACCTAGTAATTTCCTTGAAAAGGGTTTAACAACACCAACATTGGAAAAAGAGTTGGCTACAGCAAAAACCCCAGTAAAGAAGAAAGTACAACCCGAACAGCTGAACGAAAAACAGCCCTCTACCGAACTGTCATCATCGCTCAGTCAAAATACTCATTTAGCAGTGGACACTGAGGTTAAGGAAGAACTGCCACAACCATTGGAAGAATTGGAAAAGCCAATTCAAGTGGAAATAGCTGAGGTTGAGGAAAAAGTATCACACTCCAAGGGAAAATCAAGAGCAGAAAAGAAGTTGAGTACAGATAATGGCACAATTTCTCCAACGGAGGAGCAACCATCACTCATCAATGACTCCCTTACCCCTAACAACGCCAGTCGGCTCGTCTCAAGCGATACGCCTGAAGGCGTCCGCGCTCCGCGCAATCGCGATGCAGAAGT from Scytonema hofmannii PCC 7110 encodes the following:
- a CDS encoding HNH endonuclease, whose protein sequence is MEAQPPSQQSQILQNSVVVFSKNYLPLARINIKRAIVLLVTGQAESLDFSSTKLWQVRSPSIVLQVPEHIRLTVGNPERHWKVPPVNRREVLKRDNHTCQYCGSIKHLTLDHVIPRSKGGQHSWDNVVIACEKCNLTKGNCLPHEVGMVLKTKPKAPIHPAVAFAEQFWSTQRLAENE
- a CDS encoding plasmid mobilization protein, producing MADNPTKRTKSIKVYVFDDEKIAIENKATATGVTASEYLRSCGLRRVLTTKPSADLITIRATVGTLKSELMMLKHLAVETNNQQIINQVEIAIALADKTIAAAFNLDTPNTSPSTQDK
- a CDS encoding relaxase/mobilization nuclease domain-containing protein; its protein translation is MIPVIYKKPDFLDTLKYVLGKDSAAIVDTNMMGTSPHQFNEQFLSTKYTNKAVKRQCAHLIISIAHRPDYHEHLSDSQYSYVAKEYLKDMGYLPKDESLHATSQYVAVRHSDRNHEHLHIIASRIRLDGKLVNDSYDYFNSQVSTRRIAAQLGLEVTPTTNEAVALRLEQEYKITTPTSPNRSKSIKAVNSKHKTPTSKEMIREAIGEAIKDSPTVSTFIQRLEENNIAVLPKMSGDELLGFTYIHNQVKIAGYQVYKPYSWNKLQSEYGVTYARERDKQAIQQAKIKAINCINNTASSYAEHSYSNKPTNGSTSDSNGDADSNINLVDSTNIPSNFLEKGLTTPTLEKELATAKTPVKKKVQPEQLNEKQPSTELSSSLSQNTHLAVDTEVKEELPQPLEELEKPIQVEIAEVEEKVSHSKGKSRAEKKLSTDNGTISPTEEQPSLINDSLTPNNASRLVSSDTPEGVRAPRNRDAEVPSVANPLTPVAPLQSNIKDLATVITNYMLVTNSYRINGRELSASLDGNVLTVCRHGDDIPVMQTRYHNGKWHEEIPTQLTTNEIEQIESLRVFTQQALINRSRINWGIEK